The segment CAATCTTCAGGCGCAGGGCATAAGGCAGGAGCTATTAAACGCAGGAGTAGAAATTGCTTCACATAAGCTTGACAGACTGGTGGAAGGTGCTCAATCGGCGCATCAGGAAATCAGGGAGTATATCCGAGATGCCAGGAATACAGAATTAATGGAAAAGAATTTTATTACTGCGTTGACAAAGGATATTATGAATTTTGAAGAACAGACCGGCTTAAAGATAAAATTAGATATTCCGAATGGATTTACAGGAGAAGACTTGGAACCCAATGTGCGTATCAATTTGCTCAACATTTGCAGAGAAGCCTTGAACAATATCCGGAAACATGCTGAGGCTGTTCAGGTGAAAATATTGATTTCAGATGTTGGAAACCAGCTAAGTGCTACAGTTGAGGATGACGGTAAGGGATTTGATCTTGCTAGCCATGATCATGGAACGAAGACTAAGTTTGGATTAGACATCATGCAGGAGCGTGTATCACAAATAGGGGCTCAAATTGATATTCAATCTACAGTTGGAAAGGGAACCAGAATAGATTTTTCTGTACCGCTGAAGGAGGGGGAAAAGGAAAATGCAGATGAAATTGATGTTGGTAGATGACCATTCCTTATTCCTGGAAGGCCTTCAATACCTGCTTGAAACCCATGGCATCAACGTTACCGGTACAGCCCATAATGGCAGGGATGCACTTGTCAAAGCCCGTATTTTAAAACCGGATATTATCTTAATGGATATCAAAATGCCTGAGTGCAGCGGAATGGATGCCTTGAAGCTGATTAAGGCCGAAATGTCGGATATTAAGGTTGTAATGCTCACCACATCTGAGGAGGATGAAGATCTTTTTGACGCAGTCAAATACGGCGCTTCAGGGTACCTGTTAAAAGACACTAATGCCAAAACACTTGTGGACATGTTGTCTGATCTTGAAAGAGGGGAGGTTCCTCTTTCGCCGGGCCTTGCTGCTAGGCTCTTAAGAGAATTCAGACTCAGTGGTAGATATGATCCTAAACCCTTGCAGCAGATAGCAGGCGACATCCAAGAAGGATATCTCACTAACAGGCAGTTGGAGGTTCTGGATATGGTGGCCAAGGGAAACACCTATAAAGAAGTGGGAGACGCTTTGGGAATTACCGAAAGGACTATAAAGTATCATATGGGGAGAATAATTGAACTATTGCATCTAGAAAACCGAGCACAGGTGATTGCCTATGCGGCTCGTAGAGGGCGAAATACCGGTGAATAAAGGGTTTGACAGTTATTAAAGGCGGGTTAGCAAAAAAAAAGTACAGTTTCCTACTATAGGAGACTGTACTTTTTTTATTTGTAAGACTGTACTTTGGTACATTGTAAATAAAAGGAAATAAATAATATAATGATAGAAACGGTCGGATAATAACTTTTTTTAGTAATAATCGGCGAATATGATCTAATTTCCAACGATAGTAAAGAAAAGTTGCAGCGCATATGCTTCGTTTGAAGACCAAGAAAGTTGTTTTTAGGAAGGATGGTTTAATAACGATGGTAATGCTGAATCAAACAGAGGAAACATCAGTGATAGCCCTGGCTAATGATGACGATATTGCATTTACTAAGCTTTACAACTGTTACTTTTCCCGGATTTATAACTATGTGCACTATCGTGTTTCAGATTTTCATACTGCTGAGGATTTAACCAGTCAGATCTTTGAAAAGTTGTTTTCCAAACTGAAAAACTACCAGCCGGAAAAAGCGCCATTTTCTACTTGGGTTTTTAGCATTGCTCGTAATACCATCACGGATTATTATCGCAGTCAAACGCGAAATCGCGTTACTTCCCTCGACACAACTAAAGAGCTCATGGATGTTGATTCTAGCCTCGATGATATCGTTGCTTTCAATGAAACGCAGCAGCACTTACGAAAGGCTTTAGCTTCTTTAAACCAACGTGAGCGTAATATTATCGCTTTGAAGTTTTGGAGCGGATGCTCCAATAGAGATATTGCTAGACTTGTCGGTATTAGTGAAAGCAATACAGGGGTTATATTATTTCGGGCCATGCGGAGGTTGCGCATAATCCTGGAAAGCCAGGGGTTGAACATTGATGGATGAAAAAACAAAGGCTGATATTTACCTAGAATACCTAGAGCAAATTCTATCAGGGAAAAAAGACATTGGACATGTAGAGGATGTAGAGATTGAAAAGCTGCTTCTGCTGGCAAAGACCATGGTAGCTGCTGAAATTAGCATCAACAATGAAACGAGAGAGAACTTGAAAAAACGGCTTCTAGCTCAAGTCACAAAAAACAATAAGTCACGTTTATCTGTGTTGTCAAGAAACGATGACGAATTAGATGAAGAAGATTTAGAGTATGTTGCTGCGGGATTTGGAGGACAATCCGGAGAGCAGAATAATATCTGTCCTTTCTGTGGGGCGAGGTTCAATAAAATCGCGGGGAAATGTTCTTTTTGTAATCGTTAGAAGTAAATTGTGCAAAAGATTAAAAAGATTGTTTTTAAGATGTAATACATTTTAGGGGAAAAACGTATTAACCCTTGAAAAGGCACACGATGTGTGTGCAAATAAAAAAAGGAGGTTATATAATGAGTGTTGAATCAGCAAAGAAGTTTTTGGAAAAGGTAAAAAATGATGAGGATTTTAAAAACAAGTTAAGTGGGCTGAAAAACGAACAAGAACGTTTGGATTTTTCTAAGGCAGAAGGTTTTGATTTTAGCGTGGCTGAGCTAACAGAAGCAAATGGTGGAGAGTTGTCAGACAATGATTTGGATGAAGTTGCAGGCGGTATTAGTGCGTGTGGAAAGATCTGTAAGTGGGGCGCGGAAATTAATGTCGAGTCGTAAATTTAGCTAGTAATGTTCAAAATTTAGATGCTCTAAAAAAGCAGGTTTACTCAATAAATAGAGGGAGCTGATAAAATCAGCTCCCTCTATTTATTGAGAATTTATATTTAGTAGACCAGAAACTATAAGTCTTTTTGAGCTACTAAAAATTGATTTAAAAATCAAGTGGACATGGTTTAGGAGGAAATATCTTGTGATCAAGAAGAAAATTGTGATCCTCGTGATCAAGCATACTATATATATAGGCAGATAGTTCAAGTTCGCGGCGCTTCAATCGGCATAAATCTTCAGATTGTTTAAATACAGAGTCGCCGGAACTGGCATTCATATGCTTGCATCCACCAGCGCAGTAATATTGGGCAAAACAATTAGCACATTTTTTAATAAATGTTCGCGGGGGCTTGTGATACATATCTCGGTCAAGATCTTCCATGAATACGTTTCCTAGCTTATATCTGTCTAAACCAACGAAACGATGACACGGATACACATCGCCACTACAGGAGACGCCTAGATACCCTACGCCTGCTCCACACGGATAATGAATTTTTTTGTTGTGTAGGATGAAGAAAATCCCTTCATATAGATTTCCGTTTACAATAAGCTCTTTTAAAGATTTTGAATTTTTGCTTTTGGTATCATTTATCCATGTTTCCGCTTCTAGTTCCATCATGTTGAGTATCTTGCTCAATTCTTTAGTCGGTTTTACGCTGCATGATTCTCCCTCAAAGAGGGAGGCAGACATTATTGCAGTGGTAATTCGTAGAAAGCCGATTTTTTTTAATGATTCTGTTACAAGAATAGGGTCGGTACTTTCGTCTATTACAGCATGCCCCCTAGTCTCAGGTAAGGCTTTAAGTAGTTTTTTTATTTTAGGAAGGATGATATCGTAAGAACCTTTGCCCTTTGTGAATGGCCGCTGCATATCCTGTATTTCTTTGGGGCCGTCAATACTGACAGTAACATTTACTTTATGCTTTTCTAAAAATGATATTACATCATCGTTTAGAAGAGTAGCGTTGGTTGTGACATTAAAGCTAATTTTCTTATCAACTTCATTAACTCTTTGCTGAGCATATTGTATAACTTTCTTCATCAGGGGAAAATTTAAAAAGGGTTCGCCGCCGAAAAAAACGATATTAATTTTCTTTTTTTCCTTGGATTGTTCTATCAGCCAATCTACAGCTTGTAAAGCAGTTTTTTCTTCCATAGTGCCGCCAGTACCATATTCCCCACCTTCTCCAAAGCAATAAACACACTTTAGATTACAGGTTTGAGTTACGAAAAGGGCCATAGTAACAATTGGAACGGCTTCTTTCTTTGTGGTATTGTTTTTTTTCTTCCTGTCTTCAGAAATTAATCCAAGTTTTTTTAGACTTTCTTCCATGTCCAATGGCAAAGACATTTCCAGCTCATTATCAATCATATTAAGAGTTTCTGCAGTTAGCCTATCAATCCGATTTGCCTCCATACGTTCAATATTAATCACACAATGGCTGCCATGATGATGAACCAGATGAAACGGCATAATATCTTTTTTATTCATAAAAAGTATCATTCCTTTCGCTGTGCTCAAGGCACAAAACCTCTCCGATTATATATTTAATACGTTTAAGTGGAGATATCATTACAAACAAGGATTCCCCTGCAAAAACCCCTAAAAAAAGGTCTTAAAAAGGAAGATTTTACCCCCTTCGCGTCGAAGTAATAATGGTAGAAACCATTGGTAGGTCTACACTTGAGGCGAAGGGGCGTGCAAAGAATGTTTAGAAAAAACGATGGTCATTTGCAGGAAGAATTGTTCAGTCACTATCAAACCATGAACCCTAAAATAGCTAAAATGCTGAAAGATACCTGGGCACCGATTTTTTATGAGCATGTCTTTTGTAAAATAGATGAAGAAGTGTTTGCTCCACTTTACTGTTTTGATAACGGCAGGCCTAATTTCCCGGTAAATATCCTTTTATCATTGGAATTAATAAAGAATATGTTCGACTACACAGATGAAGAAATCTTAGAACAATTCTATTTCAATTATCAGGTAATCTACGCTTTAGGTATCAAAAATATTGGCGAAATATACTTTGCTGAACGCACCCTGTATGAATTTAGAGAACGCCTCGTCAACTACGTTAAGGAACACCCCGATGAAGAAGAAATCATGTTTAAGCAGTTTGAAATCTTAACTCGGCATTTCATCGATAAAGCCAATATTAAAACAGACGAACAAAGAATGGACTCAACCTATGTTACCCCTAATATTAAAAGAGCTGGAAGGTTATCCCTTGCTTATGATTTTTTAGAAAAAGCCGTGAAAGCAATACCTCAAAAACATTTAAGCAACTCACTAAAAGAAGTACTGGAGCCTTCCTTCAAGACCAAACTGCTGTTTAAAACCAAGGCCAGTAAGATAAATGCCAAGCTTGAGACAGTACTCATACTTTGTACAGAAATTTATGACCTCGCTAAAGCAAAACAACTAACTTCAAAAGAGGAAATCAAACTGTTAGCTCGTTTTCTCAATGAACAAGCACATTATGATACAGAAAAGAAAGTCTGGGTGCCCGAAGATAATAAAGAAATTTCTTCCGCATCCATGCAGTCTGCCCATGATACGGACGCTACCTTTAGAAATAAAAACGGTAAGACGAACCAAGGCTATGTTGTTAATCTAGCTGAAACATGTTCGAAAGATAATCCGGTGCAGCTAATTACAGATTACGATCTGGATGTCAATATAAAAAGCGATACAGAACTGGCACGAAAACGTGTAGATACTATCAAGAAAAATACTGATGTTACTGACCTCTACGTAGATGGCGGCTATTACGGCGAAGAAACAATTAACAAAGCTGATGAAGCAGAAGTCAAACTGCATTTTACAGACATGACCGGCAGGAAAAGTACCAGTAACAAATTACCTCTGACAAACTTCAACTTCAATGAAGAACATGAGGTGGAAAAATGTCCTGCAGGTAAAATACCACTTCGAAGCGACTATAGTAAGAAATCTAAAAGTACAACGACCCATTTTGAGAAGTCAGAATGCCTTTATTGCCCCATAAGAGAGCATTGTCCCGTAAAGCCGCAGAAAAAATCAATGGTACTGAGAGCCAGTAAAAAAGCAATACTAGCAGCCAACACCCGCCAAGAAATTTCAAAAAAGGAAATACGACGTGAAAACACCAGTAAAAGGGCTGCCATAGAGGGTACCAACTCTGCAATTAAAAGGGGCCAAGGTGCTAACAAACTTAGAGTAAGAGGCCTGATCAAATGTCAGTTACAAATTGGCCTCAAGGTAATTGGTCATAACTTCAAACAATTTTCCCGAGCAATGAATAAGCCTAAACCAAAAGGCAGGGAAGTGGTGTGTCCAATGTAGAGCAAAACACAGTGAAAACAAGGATTTATTGATGTATATGCACATCATATACCTGAAAAAATCCGGCTTTGAGGTAACTAAACAAAAAATGAGCTTATTTTAAATTCTCCCAAGGGGTTAATAGGGGGTAATCACTCCCTTTCAGCAGGGGAATCAAACAAGAAGTTTTGTAAAAGACAGAAAAAAGTTTTCTGATGTGTAATACATTTAGGGGTAAAACGTATTAACCTTTAAAAAACGTAGGCCCGGTCAAACGGTCTCATTTTTGTAAGATATGATGGCGAAATATTTTCATGTTTTGAACTATTTACATATGGAATTTACAAATGTTATAAAGCCATATATTAAAGAGAAAGCTGACAGGATCGGATTAAGCAAATTCTTCAGGTAAGGAAAAGGTGGTGGAGCTATGTTTAAGAAAATTACAAAGTGCCAAATCGTTATTCTTTGTATTGTTATCTTCCTTTTATTAACAGGCTGTACACAAATAGAAGAAAATAATGAGATAGTCATAGGCGTGGCATGGCCGTTTGCAACCAATAACAATTTATTTAATGAAGGAATTGATCTTGCTGTCCAGGAGATTAACAGCAGCGGTGGGATTAAAGGTAGAGAACTTCGACTACTTAAAGAGGATGACGGCTCCGAACTTGAAAAAGGGATGGCAATAGCCCGGTCTTTTACAGAAAATATGACAATCCAAGCTGTGATTGGGCACTATAATTCTTTTATCTCTATCCCTGTCTCCGCTATTTACAATAATGCAGGTCTCGTGATGTTATCACCAGGTTCCACAGCGCCGGCACTCACAAAAAATGGCTATAAGCATATTTTTCGTAACATACCTTCTGATGATGAAATAGCACGACAATTGGCGGTTTATCTTGCAGACCAAGGTTACCGGCGCATGGCCATATATTATTCTGATGACGATTACGGTTCTGGGTTGGCCAATTCTTTTGAAGACCATGCCAGAACGCAGGGTATAACGATAGTCGATAGGTTTAACTACTACAGCAGCACGGAGGATTTAAGGCGTCTAAATAGCAGATGGCAAGCCTTTGGATTGGATGGAATTTTCATAGCTAAAATCATGCCTGAAGGAGGCCAGTTTATTTTTGATGCCGGCCAAGCAGGGATTAATGTGCCTTTTATTGCTGGAGATGGTCTGGATTCTCCTTTACTCTCAGAAATAGGTGGTAAGGCGGCAGAAGGTACAATTATAGGTTCAGAGTTTAATCCTGATATAGATCGTCTAGAAGTAAAGAGATTTGTGACGGATTTCCTAAACGAGTACAATGAAATGCCCAACTCTTATGCTGCGTTGGGCTATGACGCAGTAAAGATGCTGGCTGCTGCCATAGCAAAATCTGACTTGAACAACCGCTCCACAGTTGCCAAAGAATTAATGAATTTAAGCAGGTGGTCGGGTGCAGTCGGTATTCATGAATTTGACGAAACGGGAGATGACATCGGTAAGCTGGTAGTGCTTAAAAAATTAAAAGATGGAAAATTTGAATATCTTGAGAAGTAGATGGAGGTGCGAATCATGAGTGAAGGTGTATTTCGTGAAGTATCCCTGGAGAGGCTTTCATCTCCGGAGCAGCTCGATGAACTAATAAAGGTGACATCCCCTAGGTCTTGGTTTGCCCTGATAGCGATTGGCTGTATTCTTATTAGTGCGGTTGCTTGGAGTTTTTTAGGCAGTATTCCTACAAAAATAGATG is part of the Metallumcola ferriviriculae genome and harbors:
- a CDS encoding response regulator transcription factor, giving the protein MQMKLMLVDDHSLFLEGLQYLLETHGINVTGTAHNGRDALVKARILKPDIILMDIKMPECSGMDALKLIKAEMSDIKVVMLTTSEEDEDLFDAVKYGASGYLLKDTNAKTLVDMLSDLERGEVPLSPGLAARLLREFRLSGRYDPKPLQQIAGDIQEGYLTNRQLEVLDMVAKGNTYKEVGDALGITERTIKYHMGRIIELLHLENRAQVIAYAARRGRNTGE
- a CDS encoding ABC transporter substrate-binding protein, which translates into the protein MFKKITKCQIVILCIVIFLLLTGCTQIEENNEIVIGVAWPFATNNNLFNEGIDLAVQEINSSGGIKGRELRLLKEDDGSELEKGMAIARSFTENMTIQAVIGHYNSFISIPVSAIYNNAGLVMLSPGSTAPALTKNGYKHIFRNIPSDDEIARQLAVYLADQGYRRMAIYYSDDDYGSGLANSFEDHARTQGITIVDRFNYYSSTEDLRRLNSRWQAFGLDGIFIAKIMPEGGQFIFDAGQAGINVPFIAGDGLDSPLLSEIGGKAAEGTIIGSEFNPDIDRLEVKRFVTDFLNEYNEMPNSYAALGYDAVKMLAAAIAKSDLNNRSTVAKELMNLSRWSGAVGIHEFDETGDDIGKLVVLKKLKDGKFEYLEK
- a CDS encoding sigma-70 family RNA polymerase sigma factor, which gives rise to MKTKKVVFRKDGLITMVMLNQTEETSVIALANDDDIAFTKLYNCYFSRIYNYVHYRVSDFHTAEDLTSQIFEKLFSKLKNYQPEKAPFSTWVFSIARNTITDYYRSQTRNRVTSLDTTKELMDVDSSLDDIVAFNETQQHLRKALASLNQRERNIIALKFWSGCSNRDIARLVGISESNTGVILFRAMRRLRIILESQGLNIDG
- the nlpM gene encoding nif11-like peptide radical SAM maturase; this encodes MSTAKGMILFMNKKDIMPFHLVHHHGSHCVINIERMEANRIDRLTAETLNMIDNELEMSLPLDMEESLKKLGLISEDRKKKNNTTKKEAVPIVTMALFVTQTCNLKCVYCFGEGGEYGTGGTMEEKTALQAVDWLIEQSKEKKKINIVFFGGEPFLNFPLMKKVIQYAQQRVNEVDKKISFNVTTNATLLNDDVISFLEKHKVNVTVSIDGPKEIQDMQRPFTKGKGSYDIILPKIKKLLKALPETRGHAVIDESTDPILVTESLKKIGFLRITTAIMSASLFEGESCSVKPTKELSKILNMMELEAETWINDTKSKNSKSLKELIVNGNLYEGIFFILHNKKIHYPCGAGVGYLGVSCSGDVYPCHRFVGLDRYKLGNVFMEDLDRDMYHKPPRTFIKKCANCFAQYYCAGGCKHMNASSGDSVFKQSEDLCRLKRRELELSAYIYSMLDHEDHNFLLDHKIFPPKPCPLDF
- a CDS encoding Nif11-like leader peptide family natural product precursor, which translates into the protein MSVESAKKFLEKVKNDEDFKNKLSGLKNEQERLDFSKAEGFDFSVAELTEANGGELSDNDLDEVAGGISACGKICKWGAEINVES
- a CDS encoding transposase — protein: MFRKNDGHLQEELFSHYQTMNPKIAKMLKDTWAPIFYEHVFCKIDEEVFAPLYCFDNGRPNFPVNILLSLELIKNMFDYTDEEILEQFYFNYQVIYALGIKNIGEIYFAERTLYEFRERLVNYVKEHPDEEEIMFKQFEILTRHFIDKANIKTDEQRMDSTYVTPNIKRAGRLSLAYDFLEKAVKAIPQKHLSNSLKEVLEPSFKTKLLFKTKASKINAKLETVLILCTEIYDLAKAKQLTSKEEIKLLARFLNEQAHYDTEKKVWVPEDNKEISSASMQSAHDTDATFRNKNGKTNQGYVVNLAETCSKDNPVQLITDYDLDVNIKSDTELARKRVDTIKKNTDVTDLYVDGGYYGEETINKADEAEVKLHFTDMTGRKSTSNKLPLTNFNFNEEHEVEKCPAGKIPLRSDYSKKSKSTTTHFEKSECLYCPIREHCPVKPQKKSMVLRASKKAILAANTRQEISKKEIRRENTSKRAAIEGTNSAIKRGQGANKLRVRGLIKCQLQIGLKVIGHNFKQFSRAMNKPKPKGREVVCPM